A single Candidatus Anaeroferrophillus wilburensis DNA region contains:
- a CDS encoding TRAP transporter small permease subunit — protein sequence MRKFLMVTDSFSEWSGKIISFLVYFGMFILVFEVVARYFFNSPTVWAHGYSQRLFGSYFIMIGAYTLLQNGHVRVDVLYRRFSVRGRAFLDIINYLLLLLWSSVLIKEGIAFFASSWAIREADEMVLAHPVYPVKFLLVVGAVLITLQGLNQLLLSVYVFVKGVKFKA from the coding sequence TTGAGAAAATTTTTAATGGTTACCGACAGCTTTAGTGAATGGTCGGGGAAAATAATTTCGTTCCTGGTTTATTTTGGGATGTTCATTTTGGTGTTCGAAGTTGTTGCCCGGTATTTTTTTAATTCGCCAACGGTATGGGCCCATGGTTATTCTCAGCGCCTGTTTGGCAGTTATTTTATTATGATTGGAGCCTATACGTTGCTCCAGAATGGTCATGTGAGAGTCGATGTTCTCTACAGGCGTTTTTCAGTGCGCGGACGGGCGTTTCTGGACATAATCAATTATTTGCTGCTACTGCTCTGGTCCTCGGTGTTGATCAAAGAGGGGATTGCCTTTTTTGCAAGTTCTTGGGCTATTCGTGAAGCTGACGAGATGGTGCTGGCTCACCCGGTCTATCCGGTGAAGTTTTTGCTGGTGGTTGGTGCAGTCTTGATCACTCTGCAGGGGCTCAACCAGTTGCTTTTGTCAGTTTATGTTTTTGTCAAGGGGGTTAAGTTTAAAGCATGA
- a CDS encoding TRAP transporter large permease subunit, whose amino-acid sequence MSQELLLTIGMFGSLILCIMFGVSLAFAMGAIGVISALVMWGPDGLMPIVTGVFNYMWMLLLAAVPMFVFIGVALSKSKIAEDMFDAFYIWFGKLRGGLAIGSCGFAAVLSAMTGNCSASTVTTGLVAIPSMRRRNYSESIIFGSIGSAGTMGILIPPSITLIVIGMMTGQSIGKLFAGGLVAGTLIVAAFMLYIAIRAWLQPDLCPALEEPVTLKEKLRALKSVFLPLLIIISILGSLFLGVATPTEASSVGSLAVLICIFVRGELNWRFIKEAAWQTASITGMVLWIMFGASGFVAIYSGGGGIYFVNSMLMGVNVSPWVMIFLLQAAVLILGMFLDPMGIILLCLPIFYPVVKSLGYDPVWYGVVFNIALCIGYVTPPFGYNLFYLKSLSPGTDMMVIFRGVIPFIAIMIVAMIMMMVFPSIIMWLPGTM is encoded by the coding sequence ATGAGTCAAGAACTGCTGCTCACCATTGGGATGTTCGGATCCTTGATTCTCTGTATAATGTTTGGTGTGTCCCTGGCCTTTGCCATGGGGGCGATCGGGGTAATCTCAGCCTTGGTTATGTGGGGTCCCGACGGACTCATGCCGATTGTTACCGGCGTGTTTAATTACATGTGGATGTTGCTGCTGGCAGCAGTTCCGATGTTTGTGTTCATTGGGGTGGCATTATCCAAGTCGAAGATAGCGGAAGATATGTTTGATGCTTTTTATATTTGGTTCGGAAAGTTGAGAGGCGGGCTGGCAATTGGCAGCTGCGGCTTTGCAGCTGTCCTGTCTGCCATGACAGGAAACTGTTCCGCTTCCACAGTCACCACCGGCCTGGTCGCCATTCCGTCCATGCGTCGGAGAAACTATAGTGAATCGATCATCTTTGGCTCGATCGGTTCGGCTGGGACCATGGGTATTCTTATTCCGCCAAGTATTACTCTGATTGTTATCGGGATGATGACCGGCCAGTCAATCGGCAAGCTGTTTGCCGGTGGTTTGGTTGCCGGGACGCTCATTGTCGCGGCATTCATGCTTTATATTGCAATCAGAGCTTGGCTCCAGCCCGACTTATGCCCAGCATTGGAAGAGCCGGTTACTCTCAAAGAAAAACTTCGGGCGCTGAAGTCGGTCTTCTTGCCCCTATTGATCATCATCTCCATCTTGGGTTCACTCTTTTTAGGTGTTGCAACGCCGACAGAGGCATCATCGGTGGGATCTTTGGCCGTGTTGATCTGTATCTTTGTTCGCGGTGAATTGAACTGGAGATTTATTAAGGAGGCTGCCTGGCAAACAGCGAGTATTACCGGCATGGTACTCTGGATTATGTTTGGTGCTTCCGGTTTTGTGGCAATTTACAGTGGCGGTGGTGGCATCTACTTTGTTAATAGTATGCTCATGGGTGTTAATGTCAGTCCCTGGGTGATGATTTTTTTGCTCCAGGCCGCAGTCCTTATCCTTGGGATGTTCCTTGACCCGATGGGAATTATTCTCCTCTGTCTACCCATTTTTTATCCGGTGGTTAAGAGTTTGGGCTATGATCCTGTTTGGTATGGGGTCGTTTTTAATATTGCTCTGTGTATTGGGTATGTTACTCCGCCATTCGGGTACAATCTTTTTTATCTCAAATCTCTCAGTCCGGGAACAGACATGATGGTGATTTTCAGGGGGGTGATACCATTTATTGCGATTATGATTGTGGCAATGATTATGATGATGGTTTTTCCATCAATTATCATGTGGTTGCCAGGCACCATGTAG
- a CDS encoding acetyl-CoA C-acyltransferase codes for MEDVVIVSACRTAIGSFGGTLKNLNAAALASVTMKEAVERAGIDPGIIDDVRYGCCIEPAETLNVARVAALLAGIPDPVPAVTINRVCISGMEAVISSMAMIKAGMANVILAGGVEHMSGVAYHITGARWGCRLQDQVMVDALIRSLYCGSHVIPHPEDGPVDSSQSPLSIFKGKPYIMGLTAEFVAQYLGISREEMDEVALRSHNNVEDATKKGRFKEEIVPVEVPQRKKQAVVFEQDEHFRPAMTMADLQSLPPAFVPGSGKVTAGNSSGLNDGAAGLLIMSASRARDLGLRPIAVIRAVGSGGCHPSIMGLSPVPAVQSMLFSSKLKVADFELIEINEAFAAQYIGCERELGLNREITNVNGSGIGLGHPIGATGARIIVSLIYAMKNRGKSLGMATLCGGGGVSMACAIEML; via the coding sequence ATGGAAGATGTTGTTATTGTTTCAGCCTGCCGGACAGCCATCGGTTCCTTCGGCGGTACTCTGAAAAATCTGAATGCAGCCGCTTTGGCCAGTGTCACCATGAAAGAAGCGGTGGAACGGGCAGGCATTGATCCGGGCATTATTGATGATGTTCGATACGGCTGCTGCATTGAACCGGCTGAAACCCTTAATGTGGCTCGGGTTGCGGCACTCTTGGCTGGGATTCCCGATCCTGTTCCCGCGGTTACCATTAATCGGGTCTGTATATCAGGAATGGAAGCGGTCATATCCAGTATGGCCATGATCAAAGCTGGTATGGCGAATGTGATTCTGGCGGGTGGTGTTGAACACATGTCAGGGGTAGCGTATCATATTACCGGTGCTCGCTGGGGCTGCCGTCTTCAGGATCAAGTGATGGTCGATGCTTTGATCCGTTCTCTCTACTGTGGGTCTCACGTGATTCCGCATCCTGAAGATGGACCGGTGGACAGCAGTCAGTCCCCTCTATCGATATTTAAAGGGAAACCTTATATTATGGGGTTGACAGCAGAATTTGTGGCTCAGTATCTGGGTATTTCTCGTGAAGAAATGGATGAGGTGGCTTTGAGAAGTCATAATAACGTTGAAGATGCCACCAAAAAAGGACGTTTTAAGGAAGAAATTGTCCCGGTGGAAGTTCCTCAACGGAAAAAACAGGCGGTAGTATTTGAGCAAGATGAACACTTCAGACCTGCCATGACTATGGCCGATCTTCAAAGTCTGCCGCCCGCTTTTGTGCCGGGCAGCGGGAAGGTAACAGCCGGAAATTCAAGTGGTCTGAATGATGGGGCGGCCGGTTTGCTCATCATGTCTGCGTCGCGAGCACGTGATTTGGGGCTCAGACCGATAGCTGTTATTCGGGCTGTGGGAAGCGGAGGATGCCATCCTTCCATTATGGGGCTGTCACCAGTGCCGGCAGTTCAAAGTATGCTTTTCTCCAGTAAACTCAAAGTCGCTGATTTTGAACTGATTGAGATTAATGAAGCTTTTGCGGCCCAGTATATAGGTTGTGAACGTGAGCTGGGGCTTAACCGTGAGATAACCAATGTGAATGGATCAGGGATTGGACTGGGTCATCCCATTGGGGCAACTGGTGCAAGGATTATAGTGTCGCTCATCTACGCGATGAAAAACCGGGGGAAATCCTTGGGCATGGCCACGCTCTGTGGCGGTGGCGGTGTATCAATGGCCTGTGCCATTGAAATGTTGTAG
- the dctP gene encoding TRAP transporter substrate-binding protein DctP: protein MKEKISRRNVLKAGATAAAVGAAGVIPKVARAATKKATIKWRMQTHWPTGVGYYKDVYVRFCDRVRAASDGELDITPLPPGSIVPTKDVFEALGRGLFEISLIWPTYWMGKVPVAAYVNGQLFTWQTVDEMYAYFYDMGAIEVFRQAYVDHGVRLVAPLPMAGVGLYSKKPLKTLADFKGYKVRSTGIAAQVFQKAGATPVFFPGAELYQALQTGVCEGAHWGTISTGWDMKLQEVCKYIIKPNLAEINNGEIIMNQKKWAALPPHLQAVVEECARSAGVDFLTWSGYNDILDIKVWNDEKMGEISTLDGDTVAQLRKFAIEVLDEYSKKDPKYCAKAGDILKNLMKMTGRI, encoded by the coding sequence ATGAAAGAGAAGATTTCTAGGCGAAATGTACTTAAGGCAGGTGCAACTGCGGCGGCAGTAGGGGCGGCAGGCGTTATTCCTAAAGTGGCCCGTGCCGCAACAAAGAAGGCGACAATAAAGTGGCGCATGCAAACCCACTGGCCGACTGGGGTGGGGTACTACAAGGATGTCTACGTTAGATTCTGTGATCGGGTCAGGGCTGCCAGCGACGGTGAGCTTGATATTACGCCGCTGCCGCCGGGCTCTATCGTGCCTACGAAGGATGTTTTCGAAGCTCTGGGGCGTGGTTTATTTGAAATTTCTCTTATTTGGCCCACGTACTGGATGGGAAAAGTTCCGGTCGCTGCATATGTCAACGGCCAGCTGTTTACTTGGCAAACCGTTGACGAGATGTATGCCTATTTTTATGATATGGGGGCCATCGAAGTTTTCAGACAGGCCTATGTTGACCATGGTGTCCGCCTTGTAGCTCCGTTGCCCATGGCTGGTGTTGGACTTTATTCCAAGAAACCACTCAAGACACTTGCCGATTTCAAAGGATATAAAGTGAGAAGTACCGGTATTGCCGCCCAGGTTTTCCAGAAAGCCGGAGCGACACCGGTATTTTTCCCTGGCGCCGAGTTGTATCAGGCTCTCCAGACCGGTGTTTGTGAAGGGGCGCATTGGGGAACTATTTCCACTGGTTGGGACATGAAGCTGCAGGAAGTATGTAAATATATTATCAAACCTAATTTGGCTGAAATCAATAATGGCGAAATTATTATGAACCAAAAGAAATGGGCTGCCTTGCCACCCCATCTGCAAGCTGTTGTTGAGGAATGTGCCAGATCCGCGGGCGTTGATTTTCTTACATGGTCCGGCTACAACGATATTTTGGATATCAAAGTCTGGAATGACGAAAAAATGGGTGAGATTTCCACCTTAGACGGTGATACGGTAGCCCAGCTCCGCAAGTTTGCCATTGAAGTTTTGGATGAGTACTCCAAGAAGGATCCGAAGTATTGTGCCAAGGCTGGTGATATACTTAAAAACCTTATGAAAATGACCGGCCGGATATAA
- a CDS encoding glucose 1-dehydrogenase, which produces MTIEIFDLKGQVAMVTGSSKGLGEAGAVALAKAGADVAVCGRNAADIDRVVGRLRAMGSHAAGFVLEVTQKDAVNKAVGAIMDHFGKIDILVNNAGTNFRTSIIDYPEEEWDRIININLKGYYLVAQAVVPQMIERGYGKVINISSILGRIGIPNQLAYASAKGGVEQMTKIMALEWAKLGVRVNAIAPTYFETEMVKQIRDDKERFDFIQARTPMGRWGQLEEIEGIVIFLASKASDFITGQSIAIDGGWTIC; this is translated from the coding sequence ATGACCATAGAGATATTTGATCTTAAGGGCCAGGTAGCTATGGTTACCGGCAGTTCCAAAGGCCTTGGTGAAGCAGGTGCTGTAGCGCTGGCCAAAGCTGGGGCAGATGTGGCTGTCTGCGGCCGAAACGCGGCTGATATTGATCGTGTGGTTGGCCGCTTGCGGGCAATGGGTAGCCATGCTGCTGGATTTGTTCTCGAAGTCACGCAAAAGGATGCGGTCAACAAAGCTGTTGGCGCCATCATGGATCATTTCGGCAAGATTGACATCCTGGTCAACAATGCTGGAACTAATTTTAGAACTTCAATCATCGATTATCCTGAAGAAGAGTGGGATCGAATTATCAATATCAATCTAAAAGGGTATTATCTGGTAGCTCAGGCCGTGGTTCCACAGATGATTGAACGCGGGTACGGCAAGGTTATCAATATAAGTTCGATTTTGGGTAGGATTGGCATCCCCAACCAGCTTGCCTATGCATCAGCCAAGGGAGGCGTCGAGCAAATGACGAAGATTATGGCTTTGGAATGGGCCAAACTGGGGGTGCGGGTTAATGCCATTGCCCCGACATATTTTGAAACGGAAATGGTCAAACAGATCAGGGATGACAAAGAGAGATTTGATTTCATTCAGGCGCGGACTCCCATGGGACGCTGGGGGCAACTGGAAGAAATCGAGGGAATCGTTATTTTTTTGGCCAGCAAGGCATCGGATTTTATTACTGGTCAAAGCATTGCAATTGATGGTGGATGGACGATTTGCTGA
- a CDS encoding C_GCAxxG_C_C family protein — translation MNLAYKSEKDLLDSVEASAANFEKKYHGCAQCVLGALMEAFPDLRSLDVFKAATGLGGGVGLSVAGSCGGLTGGVMLLSYLYGRDLDNIDDPEGIRFIGYRLANALHECFVEEYGTSTCGEIHKQVMGRTYQLNDPADWDAFIQAGGHEDKCPAVVGKAARWAAEIIVAEETAQGRKPHFLDEEA, via the coding sequence ATGAACCTAGCTTATAAATCAGAAAAAGATTTGTTGGATTCAGTGGAAGCCAGCGCTGCCAACTTTGAAAAAAAATACCATGGCTGTGCTCAGTGTGTTCTGGGTGCGTTGATGGAAGCCTTTCCTGATTTGCGAAGTCTTGATGTGTTCAAAGCTGCTACGGGGCTTGGTGGGGGAGTAGGCTTGTCAGTTGCCGGTTCCTGCGGGGGGCTTACTGGCGGGGTGATGCTCTTGAGCTATCTCTATGGTCGTGATTTGGATAATATAGATGATCCTGAGGGGATTCGGTTTATCGGCTATCGTCTGGCTAATGCTCTTCATGAATGTTTTGTTGAGGAATACGGCACCTCAACCTGCGGAGAAATCCATAAACAGGTTATGGGGCGGACGTATCAACTTAATGATCCAGCGGATTGGGATGCTTTTATACAGGCAGGTGGGCATGAAGATAAATGTCCGGCTGTGGTGGGTAAGGCTGCCAGATGGGCAGCGGAAATTATTGTGGCGGAAGAAACAGCCCAGGGCAGGAAGCCTCATTTTTTAGATGAGGAAGCGTAG